A window from Nycticebus coucang isolate mNycCou1 chromosome X, mNycCou1.pri, whole genome shotgun sequence encodes these proteins:
- the LOC128578469 gene encoding EKC/KEOPS complex subunit LAGE3-like has translation MQDSGGGAANTGGEMGQAGAAGDPRNPRDAGAWGGEGAEGAVAEGPHPVEGTFQAASQDPGPSGETLEAAASSEGAPECRLQEFALVVPFLTFMEAEMARWYLAPGVEPLGGAVHREFTVIGNDLFICLSAENSVLLQISVASLLNQLSVVAQTVRRCVSRFIAEPRLGKGR, from the exons ATGCAGGACTCAGGTGGTGGTGCAGCCAATACAGGCGGTGAGATGGGCCAAGCTGGTGCAGCGGGCGACCCCAGAAACCCCAGGGACGCTGGAGCCTGGGGCGGAGAAGGAGCAGAGGGTGCTGTGGCTGAGGGCCCTCACCCGGTGGAGGGGACATTCCAGGCTGCCTCGCAGGATCCAGGGCCGAGTGGGGAGACTCTGGAGGCGGCCGCGTCCTCGGAAGGAGCCCCAGAATGCAGATTGCAGGAATT CGCCCTCGTGGTGCCCTTCCTGACCTTCATGGAGGCGGAGATGGCCCGGTGGTATCTGGCCCCAGGAGTGGAACCCCTCGGCGGGGCAGTTCACCGGGAGTTCACTGTGATAGGCAATGACTTGTTCAT CTGCTTAAGTGCTGAAAACTCTGTCCTCCTCCAAATTTCCGTGGCCTCCCTGCTCAACCAGCTTTCGGTGGTGGCGCAGACTGTGCGCCGCTGCGTATCCCGGTTCATCGCTGAGCCTCGGCTGGGAAAGGGCCGTTAA